The sequence GTCAACCGTCACCTCAAGCATGGCCCTGCCCTCTTTATACCAGACACGGTTCCATGTTAATCCCTAAGGGGGTTTTTTGTCAATTTCCTCGCCCGCGGCCTCCAGCCCAGAGCTATAAGCAGGTCCCCCACCACCGCCTCACCATGGGTGGGGCGCAGGGGGAGGCGAGGGTTCACCCGGTAGATATTGCATCTCCCCTCCCGCCGCCGGCTGATATAGCCCTCCCGGGCCAGGTCGGCGATTATCCTGTGAGTGGTCCTCTCGGTGATGCCGATGGCCTGGGCCACCGTCCGCGCGGTGCTGCGGGGATGCCTTGAAAGGTAGCTCAGGACTACGCCATGATTGGTGATAAAAGCCCATCCCCCCATTTTCCCCCCTTTCCTGACAAAATCGCATAAAGGCCTTGACAGGCGAAAAGAATCCTGATATATTTTACCTGAAAACAATTTCATATACAAGATGGACGATTCAGAGAAGCCTCCACAGCCAGACAAGCCTCCACAACGAAGCCGTAGCCAGCAGAGAATATTAGACGGCCCAAATAAGCTTTGGGCCTTTTTTGTTTCCCTCAGGTCCTTTTCAACATCTAAAGGAAAGGGGGTGATATAAACCATGCCTGCCAAAAAGGCTCCCGCGAAGAAGGCTACCAAGGCCGCCCCGAAGAAGAAGTAACCGCCATTGGTCTTCACCCTTTTGGGGCTTTAACAAGGAAGGAGGTGAAAGCGCGTATGTTTATGAGGAAACCCGAGCCGCCCAGAGGGCCAGCTAAGCCCCCAAAGAAATAGCAGCGGCAGGTTAAGAAAGCAGGCCACCCTAAGGGGTGGCCTGCCCCTTTTCCGGCCCCTCCGTTGCCTGTCTCCCCCTTTCAATCTCATCCCTTATCCCCTCGGCCTTGTCTCTGGCCCGCAGGGCAAAGTCCTCCCCTCGAGAGGTATAGAGGACCTCCCGGGAGGCGGCGAAGATGGCCCCTTTTCCCCCGCCATCCAGGCCACAGGCTACGGCCCGGCCCAGGTGGCCCCCCTGGGCCCCTATCCCCGGGATGAGGAGGAGCATATCAGGGCAGAGCTGGCGCAGTTTGCGGAGCCCCTCAGGAAAGGTGGCCCCGGCTACCAGCCCGATATTCCCGTAGCGGTTCCACTCCCGGGCCTTCAGGGCTACCTGCTGATATAGGGGCACCCCTTGGAAACTCAGTTCCTGGAAGTCCCCCGCCCCAGGGTTAGAGGTGCGGGCCAGGAGGAAGACCCCCCTCTCTTTGTATTCCAGGAAGGGCTCCAGTGAATCATAGCCCAAATAGGGATTCACGGTGGCGGCATCAAAGCCCCAGACCTCAAAGAGGGCCCGGGCGTACGCCAGGGCCGAATGCCCCACATCACCCCTCTTGGCATCCCCAATAACGGGGATGGAAGGGGGGATAAAGCTCAGGGTCTTCTCCAAGGCCCTTAACCCCTCCAGGCCCAGTGCCTCGTAGAAGGCCAGGTTGGGCTTATAGGCCGAGACCAGGTCACTGGTGGCCTCAATGATGGCCCGGCCAAAGCCGGCCACATCCTTTACCGGCATCAGCTCCGGCTGGGGGTCCAGGCCAATACAGAGGAGACTACGGTTCTTCTCCTGCGCCTTTTCCAGCTTCTCCCGGAACCTCATCAGCCCGATAGTAAATCATTCACAGGAGGTTTTGCAACTTGAAAGGGAAAGGGGCCTGTGATATATTGGGGTTCGGGAGGGATCGCCTAGTGGTTTAGGGCGGGCGCCTGCTAAGCGCCTGGAGGGGGTTACCTCTCCCATGGGTTCGAATCCCATTCCCTCCGCCGTGATAAAATAGGAGAAAAGATACTAGCCCCCAAAAGGGGCTAGCTTTGTATAAGGGAATTCTAGTGAAATGATGAACTATTACATCTGGACTATGGGCTGTCAGATGAACAAGGCGGACTCCGCCACCCTCGCCGGCTACCTTGAGGGCTGGGGCTGGGGGCAGGCAGAGGCCCCGGAGACCGCCGACCTGGTGGTGGTCAACACCTGTGTGGTCCGCCAGAGCGCCGAGGCCCGGGCCCTGGCCAGGATTGAGTCCCTCCAGGCCCTCAAGAAAGACCGTCCCCATGCCCTCCTGGCCATTACCGGCTGTCTGGTGGACCCCGGAAAAGACCTGAGGGAGTTGCTCCCGGGGGTGGATTTAGCCTTCGGCCCTCAGGCCTTTGATGATTTCCTCGGCTTCGCCCGGGCAAGGGGGCTGGGGGGGGATGGGGCCTTCGCCCCTGTGGCGGATGGCCCCGCCGCCTACATCTCGGTGATAAAGGGGTGTGAAAGCCTCTGCACCTACTGTATCGTCCCCCACCGCCGGGGCCGGGAAAAGAGCCGGCCTATAGAGGAGGTCCGCCTGGAGGCGGAAAGACTGGTAGCGAAAGGGGTAAAGGAGATTACCCTGCTGGGGCAGAATATCCAGGCCTATGGCAGGGACCTGCCCAGTAGCCCCGACCTGGCCGACCTCCTCCGGGAGCTCCACCCCATCCCCGGGCTCCAGCGCCTGCGCTTTCTTACCTCCCACCCCGGGAAGGTGACGCCCGGGTTCATCGAGAAGCTGGCCCGACTGGAGAAGTTCTGCCCCGCCTTCAGCATCCCGGTCCAGGCCGGGGGTGACCGCATCCTGGAGGCCATGGGCAGGGGATATGCGTCCCAGGACTACCGGCGCGTGGTGGGCTTTATCCGGCAGGCCTTCCCCCAGGCCGCCATCAGCACCGATGTCATTGTGGGCTTCCCCGGGGAAACGGAAGAAGAGTTTGAGAACACGGTGTCCCTTCTTGAGGAGCTCCGCCTGGACACTGTCCACGTGGCCGCCTACTCCCCCCGCCCCGGCACATGGGCCTCCCGACACCTCCAGGACAGCGTGCCCTCCCGGGAGAAGAAGAGGCGGAAGGACGGGATAGAGAAGCTCCAGGAGGCCACCGCCCTGGAGAAGGCCCGCCTGCTGGTGGGGCAGTCCCTGGAGGTCCTGGTGGAAAGGAGAAGCAAGGGGAGATGGGAGGGGAGGAGCCGTGAAGGGAGGCTGGTCTTCTTTGAGGGCCCCGACAATCTGGAGGGGCAGATGGCAACGGTAAAGGTGGAGCAGGCCACCCCCTGGTGGCAACTGGGCTCCCTGGAAGGAGTAGGATGAAAGTCGTCACTCCCCAGGCCGAAATAGCCCGTCTCCAGGAACAGGTCCTGGCCCTGAAGAGAAAGCTGGGGGCGGTCATCGTGGCCCACAACTACCAGCGCCCCGAGGTCCAGGATGTGGCCGACTTTGTCGGCGACTCCCTGGAGCTGGCCAAGAAGTGCGCCGAGATAGAGCCTAATCTCATCGTCTTCTGCGGGGTCCATTTCATGGCGGAAAACGCCGCCATTCTTAACCCCGGCCGGCCGGTGCTCCTGGCAGAGATTAGCGCCGGCTGCCCTATGGCAGACATGTGTGATGTCCCGGACCTGAAGGAATGGCGGGCCCGCTACCCCGGGGCCGCCGTTGTCTGCTATGTCAACACCACCGCCGCCGTCAAGGCAGAGAGCGATGTCTGCTGCACCTCGGCCAATGCGGTGAAGGTGGTGGAGTCCCTCCCCAACGAGGAGGTCCTCTTCATACCGGACGAGAACCTGGCAGGCTGGGTGGCCAGAAACACAAGAAAGAAGATAATCGCCTACCCCGGTTTCTGTGTCACCCACCGCCGGGTCACCGCCGAGCAGGTAAGGCAGGCCAAGGCCCTCCACCCCGAGGCCGTGGTCCTGGTCCACCCCGAGTGCACCGCCGAGGTCCAGGCCCTGGCCGATGCCATCCTCTCCACCTCCCAGATGGTACGCTACTGCGGGCAAAGCCCCGCCTCTACCTTCCTCATCGGCACTGAGGAGGGGCTCCTCTACCGGCTGAAGAAAGAGAACCCGGGCAAGACCTTCTATGTCCTCAGCCCCGGCCTGCTCTGCCCCAACATGAAGCGCACCCGCCTGGACGCCGTCCTCCGCACCATGGAGCTAAAGCGCAACGTCATCACCATCCCCGAGGGCATAAGGCTGAGGGCCAAGAGCGCCCTGGACCGGATGCTCCAGGTGGTGTGATGGCCTATTATGACTACATAATCATTGGCTCGGGGATAGCCGGCCTTTACGCATCCCTCCTGGCCAGGGAGCGGGGCTCGGTCCTGGTGCTCACCAAAGCGAGCATTGATGAATGCAATACCCGCTTTGCCCAGGGGGGCATCGCCGCCCCCGTCGGCCGGGGCGATTCCCCCCAGCTCCACTACCAGGACACCATACAGGCAGGGGCCGGCCTCTCCGACCCCGAGGCCGTGAGGGTGCTGGTGGAGGAGGCCGCTGACCGCATCAACGACCTCATCCGCTTTGGGGTCCCTTTTGATACCCAGGAGGGAGAGGTAGCCCTGGCCCGCGAGGCCGCCCACAGTGTCCCCCGCATCCTCCACGCCGGCGGGGATGCTACCGGAGAGCACATCGAGACCACTCTCAGTCGCCAGGCAAGAAGCAACGGGGTAACCATAAACGAGCACAGCCTGGCAGTCCAACTCCTGGTGGAAAGGGGCAGGGCGCGGGGGGTGAGGGCCGTGGACCTGGCCTCGGGCAGGGAGGAGGAGTACCAGGGCCGGTTCATAATCCTGGCCACCGGGGGGGCAGGACAGCTCTTCCGCCATACTACCAACCCCGGTATAGCCACCGGGGACGGCATCGCCCTGGCCTATGAGGCGGGGGCCGAGGTCATGGATATGGAGTTCTTCCAGTTCCACCCTACCGCCCTGCGGCTCCCCGGCGCCCCACCCTTCCTTATCTCCGAGGCGGTGAGGGGAGAGGGGGGCATCCTGCGCAATATCCGCCAGGAGGCCTTCATGAAACGCTATGCCCCCGAGGGGGAGCTGGCCCCGCGGGACGTGGTAGCACGGGCCATCCTCCAGGAGATGACAGCCACCGGGGCTGACCATGTATATCTGGACGGCACCCATCTGCCCCCCAGGACCATCATCACCCGCTTCCCCCACATCTACCGCTTCTGCCTGGATTGGGGCCTGGATATCACCCTCTCCCCCATCCCCGTGGCCCCCGCCGCCCACTACATCATGGGGGGAGTCCGCACCAACACCTGGGGGGAGACCAATATCTCCGGCCTCTTCGCCGCCGGGGAATGCGCCTGCACAGGGCTTCACGGGGCCAACCGCCTGGCCTCCAACTCCCTCCTGGAGACCGTAGTCTTTGCCATGAGGATAGTCCAGCACACCGAGGAAGCAAATCCCAACCCGGCTCCCGCCCCGGCCAAAGAGTGCTATTCCCTGCCGCAAAGGGAAGTGCCTCTCAATCCCCTGGAGGACGTCTCCCAGCTCCGGGACCTTCTCTGGGAGAAGGCCGGCATCATCCGCTCCGGGAAAGGGCTTGAGGAGGCAGCCCGGAAGCTGGCGGCATGGCAGAAGGGGCTTGAGCCCGGGCTCACCCGCCCCCAGAGAGAGAAATGGAACCTTGTCCTGGTAGGCAGGCTCCTGGTGGAGGCGGCCCTCCTCAGGGAGGAGAGCCGGGGGGCCCATTACCGCTCTGACTTCCCCCATCCCTCCCCCATGTGGCAGAAACACATCATCTTCCGCAGGCAGTAGGATGTCCCTCCCGGATGAATTTGAGAAGACTGTAGAGCGGGCCCTGGCCGAGGACCTGGCCTGGGGGGATATTACCACCCAGGCCCTGGTGCCCCCGGAGCTCAAAGGGCAGGGCACCCTCCTGGTCAAGGGCCGGGGGGTCCTGGCTGGAATGGAAATAGCCGCCCTGGTCTTCAGGAAAGTTGACCCGGAGGTCCAACTGGAAACCAGGGTGGGGGATGGCGAAAGGGCAGAGCCCGGGACCCGGGCCGGGGTGGTGAGGGGCAGGGTGAGGAGCCTCCTCATGGCAGAGAGGACCGCCCTGAATTTCCTCACCCGCCTCTCCGGCATCGCCACCCTTACTGCCCACTATGTGGAGGCGGTGGCCGGGACAGGCTGTATCATCGCCGATACCCGCAAAACAGCACCAGGCCTGAGGCTCCTAGACAAGCTCGCAGTGAGGGTGGGCGGGGGCAAAAACCACCGCTTCCACCTGGGGGATGGGGTCCTC comes from Chloroflexota bacterium and encodes:
- a CDS encoding MiaB/RimO family radical SAM methylthiotransferase, which gives rise to MMNYYIWTMGCQMNKADSATLAGYLEGWGWGQAEAPETADLVVVNTCVVRQSAEARALARIESLQALKKDRPHALLAITGCLVDPGKDLRELLPGVDLAFGPQAFDDFLGFARARGLGGDGAFAPVADGPAAYISVIKGCESLCTYCIVPHRRGREKSRPIEEVRLEAERLVAKGVKEITLLGQNIQAYGRDLPSSPDLADLLRELHPIPGLQRLRFLTSHPGKVTPGFIEKLARLEKFCPAFSIPVQAGGDRILEAMGRGYASQDYRRVVGFIRQAFPQAAISTDVIVGFPGETEEEFENTVSLLEELRLDTVHVAAYSPRPGTWASRHLQDSVPSREKKRRKDGIEKLQEATALEKARLLVGQSLEVLVERRSKGRWEGRSREGRLVFFEGPDNLEGQMATVKVEQATPWWQLGSLEGVG
- the nadB gene encoding L-aspartate oxidase, yielding MMAYYDYIIIGSGIAGLYASLLARERGSVLVLTKASIDECNTRFAQGGIAAPVGRGDSPQLHYQDTIQAGAGLSDPEAVRVLVEEAADRINDLIRFGVPFDTQEGEVALAREAAHSVPRILHAGGDATGEHIETTLSRQARSNGVTINEHSLAVQLLVERGRARGVRAVDLASGREEEYQGRFIILATGGAGQLFRHTTNPGIATGDGIALAYEAGAEVMDMEFFQFHPTALRLPGAPPFLISEAVRGEGGILRNIRQEAFMKRYAPEGELAPRDVVARAILQEMTATGADHVYLDGTHLPPRTIITRFPHIYRFCLDWGLDITLSPIPVAPAAHYIMGGVRTNTWGETNISGLFAAGECACTGLHGANRLASNSLLETVVFAMRIVQHTEEANPNPAPAPAKECYSLPQREVPLNPLEDVSQLRDLLWEKAGIIRSGKGLEEAARKLAAWQKGLEPGLTRPQREKWNLVLVGRLLVEAALLREESRGAHYRSDFPHPSPMWQKHIIFRRQ
- a CDS encoding winged helix-turn-helix transcriptional regulator; translation: MGGWAFITNHGVVLSYLSRHPRSTARTVAQAIGITERTTHRIIADLAREGYISRRREGRCNIYRVNPRLPLRPTHGEAVVGDLLIALGWRPRARKLTKNPLRD
- the nadA gene encoding quinolinate synthase NadA; its protein translation is MKVVTPQAEIARLQEQVLALKRKLGAVIVAHNYQRPEVQDVADFVGDSLELAKKCAEIEPNLIVFCGVHFMAENAAILNPGRPVLLAEISAGCPMADMCDVPDLKEWRARYPGAAVVCYVNTTAAVKAESDVCCTSANAVKVVESLPNEEVLFIPDENLAGWVARNTRKKIIAYPGFCVTHRRVTAEQVRQAKALHPEAVVLVHPECTAEVQALADAILSTSQMVRYCGQSPASTFLIGTEEGLLYRLKKENPGKTFYVLSPGLLCPNMKRTRLDAVLRTMELKRNVITIPEGIRLRAKSALDRMLQVV
- the nadC gene encoding carboxylating nicotinate-nucleotide diphosphorylase; protein product: MSLPDEFEKTVERALAEDLAWGDITTQALVPPELKGQGTLLVKGRGVLAGMEIAALVFRKVDPEVQLETRVGDGERAEPGTRAGVVRGRVRSLLMAERTALNFLTRLSGIATLTAHYVEAVAGTGCIIADTRKTAPGLRLLDKLAVRVGGGKNHRFHLGDGVLIKDNHWQALKLQGLSLEEGIRRTRAQAHHLLRIEVEVKSLEEAEEALRAGADWLLLDNMTPEEMERIVQAFKGKVHFEASGGIELSNVRRVAETGVDMISIGALTHSPKALDISLELEY
- the pyrF gene encoding orotidine-5'-phosphate decarboxylase, which gives rise to MRFREKLEKAQEKNRSLLCIGLDPQPELMPVKDVAGFGRAIIEATSDLVSAYKPNLAFYEALGLEGLRALEKTLSFIPPSIPVIGDAKRGDVGHSALAYARALFEVWGFDAATVNPYLGYDSLEPFLEYKERGVFLLARTSNPGAGDFQELSFQGVPLYQQVALKAREWNRYGNIGLVAGATFPEGLRKLRQLCPDMLLLIPGIGAQGGHLGRAVACGLDGGGKGAIFAASREVLYTSRGEDFALRARDKAEGIRDEIERGRQATEGPEKGQATP